Proteins encoded in a region of the Vicia villosa cultivar HV-30 ecotype Madison, WI linkage group LG5, Vvil1.0, whole genome shotgun sequence genome:
- the LOC131605901 gene encoding uncharacterized protein LOC131605901, protein MGCSHKWLSWMEGTVFFSSISILVNGSSTVEFEASRRLRQGDLLSPFLFLLVAEGLTIMMRNAVSSGCLKGFQVSSDISFEMLQLADDTVLICDGSKENLWCIKAMLRGFELVSGLCINLNKSKLFGVHLEEHVLLAASSFLGCQVGKLPFVFLGIPVGGNHRRKDFLSFLISKLKKRLSGWSGKHLSLGGKVTLLNSVLNSILIFIFFFYKDLKYVLDEIVKIQKDFLLGQSDRIRKVCWDSWEKI, encoded by the coding sequence ATGGGTTGTAGCCATAAGTGGTTATCTTGGATGGAAGGAACTGTATTTTTTAGTTCTATCTCCATCTTGGTTAATGGTTCGTCTACGGTGGAGTTTGAGGCTTCAAGAAGATTACGCCAAGGGGACCTTCTCTCTCCGTTCCTTTTCTTGTTGGTTGCAGAAGGCTTAACGATTATGATGCGTAATGCGGTTTCTTCTGGTTGTTTGAAGGGTTTTCAGGTTTCCTCTGATATTTCTTTTGAGATGCTTCAATTGGCGGATGACACGGTTCTTATTTGTGATGGTTCTAAGGAGAATTTGTGGTGTATCAAAGCTATGTTGCGTGGGTTTGAGTTGGTTTCGGGGTTGTGTATTAACTTGAACAAAAGTAAGCTTTTTGGTGTGCACTTGGAGGAGCATGTTCTTTTAGCGGCTTCTTCGTTTTTGGGTTGTCAAGTTGGGAAGCTTCCTTTTGTTTTCCTTGGTATCCCGGTTGGTGGTAACCATAGGCGGAAGGATTTTTTGTCTTTTTTAATTTCGAAGTTAAAAAAGAGGTTGAGTGGTTGGAGTGGTAAGCATCTTTCCTTGGGAGGTAAAGTTACTTTACTTAATTCAGTCCTTAATAGCAtccttattttcatctttttcttctataAAGATCTGAAGTACGTTCTTGATGAgattgtcaaaattcaaaaggacTTTTTATTGGGACAAAGTGATAGGATTCGGAAGGTGTGTTGGGATAGTTGGGAGAAGATTTGA
- the LOC131608031 gene encoding thaumatin-like protein, protein MSLIKISLLSVFTICLISAQAARFDIVNQCSYTVWPAAIPSGGGRQLDSGQTWSLDIPAGTSSGRIWGRTGCNFDSSGSGTCETGDCGGVLSCSLSGQPPTTLAEFTLNGGNDQDYFDLSVIDGFNIAIQFAPTSNGCNNVRTCTEPSCPDAYLFPSDDTKTVACPAGTDYRVVFCP, encoded by the coding sequence ATGTCTCTCATAAAAATATCACTGTTGTCTGTGTTTACTATTTGCTTGATATCTGCACAGGCAGCAAGATTTGACATCGTCAACCAATGCTCTTACACTGTATGGCCAGCAGCCATTCCCAGTGGTGGCGGTAGGCAGTTAGATTCGGGCCAAACATGGAGTCTAGACATCCCAGCCGGAACCTCATCGGGCCGAATTTGGGGTCGAACTGGTTGTAATTTTGACAGCTCGGGTAGTGGTACTTGTGAAACCGGTGACTGCGGTGGTGTCCTAAGTTGCAGCTTATCTGGTCAGCCTCCAACGACACTTGCCGAATTCACACTTAATGGTGGAAACGATCAGGATTACTTTGATTTATCTGTGATTGATGGTTTCAACATTGCTATACAATTTGCTCCAACCTCTAATGGATGCAACAATGTACGAACATGCACAGAACCTTCTTGCCCTGATGCTTATCTGTTTCCGAGTGATGATACTAAAACTGTTGCATGCCCAGCTGGTACCGACTATAGAGTTGTCTTCTGCCCTTGA